The proteins below are encoded in one region of Enhydrobacter sp.:
- a CDS encoding CoA transferase, giving the protein MAGALNGIRVVDLTNIILGPYGTMLLADQGADVIKVEAPEGDAVRHIGQPGRTVGMGPTYLYVNRNKRSLCLDLKNSKARAALLEVVKTADAFVHALRPQAIEGLGLAYNEIREVKPDIVYVGAYGYSADGPYGKLPAYDDAIQARFGIADLMGRAAGDDVPRYPPTILADKTVGLTFAFATLSALMHRQRTGEGQFVEVPMFETMAAWLMVEHLWERTFDDEGEVGYTRLLARTRKPYRTLDGWMAILPYNDKHWRNFFELVGRPEVLKDPRYATLNARSLHINDMYAMVEALAPTRTTAEWVALLDKAQIPNAPVSTPADLFEDPHLAWRQLFKKYPHPSEGEITMVEPPMRMSRTPPSIRRMAPLMGADSRSVLAEAGIGDVEIDALKAEGALIEPD; this is encoded by the coding sequence ATGGCCGGCGCACTGAACGGTATCCGAGTCGTCGATCTCACGAACATCATCCTCGGCCCTTACGGCACGATGCTGCTCGCCGACCAAGGCGCGGACGTGATCAAGGTCGAAGCGCCGGAGGGCGACGCCGTGCGCCACATCGGCCAGCCGGGACGGACCGTCGGCATGGGGCCGACATACCTCTACGTGAACCGCAACAAGCGCTCGCTCTGTCTCGATCTCAAAAATTCCAAGGCGCGCGCGGCGCTACTGGAGGTCGTGAAGACGGCGGATGCTTTCGTGCACGCCCTGCGACCGCAGGCGATCGAGGGGCTGGGTCTCGCCTATAACGAGATCCGCGAGGTGAAGCCGGACATCGTCTATGTCGGCGCCTACGGCTACTCGGCCGATGGTCCTTACGGAAAACTGCCGGCTTACGACGACGCCATCCAGGCACGTTTCGGCATTGCCGACTTGATGGGCCGGGCCGCCGGAGACGACGTGCCGCGCTATCCGCCCACCATCCTGGCCGACAAGACGGTGGGGCTCACCTTCGCCTTTGCGACGCTCTCCGCTCTCATGCATCGCCAGCGCACCGGCGAAGGCCAGTTCGTCGAGGTGCCGATGTTCGAGACCATGGCCGCCTGGCTGATGGTCGAGCATCTGTGGGAACGGACCTTCGACGACGAGGGCGAGGTCGGCTACACGCGGCTCCTCGCGCGGACCCGCAAGCCGTACCGGACGCTGGATGGCTGGATGGCGATTCTTCCATACAACGACAAACATTGGCGCAATTTCTTCGAGTTGGTTGGAAGGCCGGAAGTGCTGAAGGACCCGCGCTACGCCACCCTCAACGCACGCTCCCTGCACATCAACGACATGTACGCCATGGTCGAAGCGCTCGCGCCGACCAGGACCACCGCCGAATGGGTGGCCTTGCTCGACAAGGCACAGATTCCCAATGCGCCGGTGTCGACGCCGGCCGACCTGTTCGAGGATCCGCATCTGGCATGGCGCCAGCTCTTCAAGAAGTACCCGCACCCCAGCGAGGGCGAGATCACGATGGTCGAGCCGCCGATGCGCATGAGCCGGACGCCCCCGTCCATTCGGCGCATGGCGCCGTTGATGGGCGCGGACTCGCGATCGGTCCTCGCCGAAGCCGGAATTGGCGACGTCGAGATCGACGCGCTCAAGGCGGAAGGCGCGCTGATCGAACCGGACTAA
- a CDS encoding ornithine cyclodeaminase family protein, giving the protein MKILSGAEVDTAIDDLALVDRLDALFRAGCEMPRRHHHTLAAPNGPGSADATLLLMPAWTQRTANALGRIGIKVVTVFPDNGRQSLPSIFGQYLLLDGATGLPLALFDGTVLTKRRTACASGLASRYLSPPDAASLLMIGTGALAPHLVRVHAKVRPIARVSIWGRDAAKAQRLARDLAHSLPLALGRPVAVQAVADRKAAVAEADIVSCATLSKTPLVEGEWLRAGQHLDLVGAYTPEMRESDDRAVRRARLYVDTRAGALEEAGDIVQPLAAGTIVQDDVIADLFELSRRQKPGRDASDRSAITLFKSVGAALEDLAAAELAFEAL; this is encoded by the coding sequence GTGAAGATCCTGTCCGGGGCCGAGGTGGACACGGCCATCGATGATCTCGCGCTGGTCGACCGGCTCGACGCGCTGTTTCGTGCCGGCTGCGAGATGCCCCGGCGCCACCACCATACACTTGCTGCACCCAACGGCCCGGGATCGGCCGACGCCACGCTGCTCCTGATGCCGGCCTGGACGCAACGGACCGCCAATGCGCTGGGCCGGATCGGAATCAAGGTGGTGACGGTCTTTCCCGACAATGGGCGGCAATCCCTGCCGTCGATCTTCGGCCAATACCTGTTGCTCGACGGCGCGACCGGCCTGCCGCTTGCCTTGTTCGACGGCACGGTACTGACGAAGCGTCGCACCGCTTGCGCCTCGGGGCTCGCCTCGCGCTATCTGTCGCCGCCGGATGCCGCCTCGCTGCTCATGATCGGCACCGGCGCGTTGGCTCCTCACCTCGTACGCGTCCACGCCAAGGTGCGGCCGATCGCGCGTGTCTCGATCTGGGGGCGGGATGCCGCCAAGGCGCAGCGTCTCGCTCGCGATCTCGCGCATTCCCTGCCCTTGGCCCTGGGCCGTCCCGTCGCCGTACAGGCCGTCGCCGACCGGAAAGCCGCGGTCGCCGAGGCCGACATCGTGTCCTGCGCCACCCTGTCGAAGACGCCGCTGGTCGAGGGTGAATGGCTGCGCGCCGGCCAACATCTCGACCTTGTGGGCGCCTACACACCCGAGATGCGTGAGAGCGACGACCGTGCCGTCCGGCGGGCACGGCTCTATGTCGATACCCGGGCCGGCGCGCTCGAGGAGGCGGGCGATATCGTCCAGCCACTGGCCGCGGGAACGATCGTCCAGGACGATGTCATCGCCGATCTCTTCGAGTTGTCGCGCCGCCAGAAGCCCGGCCGCGATGCAAGCGATCGGTCGGCCATCACGCTTTTCAAGTCTGTCGGCGCGGCGCTCGAGGATCTGGCGGCGGCCGAGCTCGCCTTCGAGGCCCTTTAG
- a CDS encoding lipopolysaccharide assembly protein LapA domain-containing protein, producing MKILSRVVVLLLLLLGVLMAVSNTERVALSFWPLPYSVQAPLYLLIVAVLLLGVLVGLGLGWWVGRHHRRRARERGKEAARLDREVVRLREALAERAPPRTGPDDATARGQKAIERQTALVLPDLAMPPRGPLS from the coding sequence ATGAAGATCCTGTCCCGCGTCGTCGTCCTGTTGCTCCTCCTGCTCGGCGTGCTGATGGCGGTCAGCAATACCGAGCGCGTGGCCCTGAGCTTCTGGCCGCTGCCCTACAGTGTACAGGCACCTCTCTACCTGCTGATCGTGGCGGTCCTGCTGCTCGGTGTGCTGGTCGGGCTGGGACTGGGCTGGTGGGTCGGCCGCCACCATCGCCGCCGCGCCCGCGAGCGGGGCAAGGAGGCCGCCCGGCTCGATCGCGAGGTAGTCCGGCTGCGCGAGGCTCTCGCCGAGCGCGCACCGCCGAGGACCGGGCCCGATGACGCGACGGCGCGTGGCCAGAAGGCAATCGAACGCCAGACGGCGCTGGTCTTACCCGACCTTGCCATGCCGCCCCGAGGGCCGCTGTCGTGA
- a CDS encoding 6-hydroxynicotinate reductase yields the protein MSDELALTEAEQKAGIIRCDACPVLCRIRPGRAGACDRYANESGKLVRVDPLVLLAKPDLARVAFVEGSGGWAGELGSDVLGRGEGAFVTGIGATTTYPDYKPAPFIVSSRHEGVDMVTVVTEGIFSYCGVKVKIDTDRYLGPEQAAVRVKGEAVGHVTTAEYGSQMLSLGGVHHLTGGSKKEGVVTCDTLLALCNREPAELAIDGGSTVVVQSGQPPIVNGQLEERMRVGCGSATIGMFAPQWKDHVDEVIVVDDHITGVLTEHQGGRFLDMKPAGIRVRGRRSTPGRYFQTAEPGLGWGGTDVRDPLEIVEKIDPGVAWPGLRLLMVSTTGEHSAWFELDRDLVPRSKDMPEPVRRVVERIAENCEPALCTVLFMAGAGGSLRAGVTENPVRLTRSVRQTLTKVTLGGVPAYVWPGGGITLMVDVAGMPERSFGYVPTPALVAPIEFTLRADDYAALGGYASRAVTLEEVLRGQRVRFDGDEK from the coding sequence GTGAGCGACGAGCTGGCGCTCACCGAGGCGGAGCAAAAGGCGGGCATCATCCGCTGCGATGCCTGTCCTGTGCTCTGCCGCATTCGTCCGGGCCGCGCCGGCGCCTGCGACCGCTATGCCAACGAGAGCGGCAAGCTGGTCCGGGTCGATCCGCTGGTGCTGCTGGCCAAGCCCGATCTGGCGCGCGTGGCCTTCGTCGAAGGCAGCGGCGGCTGGGCCGGCGAGCTCGGCTCCGACGTCCTGGGAAGGGGCGAGGGCGCTTTCGTGACCGGCATCGGCGCGACCACGACCTATCCCGACTACAAGCCCGCACCCTTCATCGTCTCGTCGCGACACGAGGGCGTCGACATGGTCACGGTCGTGACCGAGGGGATCTTCAGCTACTGCGGGGTCAAGGTGAAGATCGACACCGACCGCTATCTCGGCCCCGAGCAGGCGGCGGTACGGGTGAAGGGCGAGGCGGTGGGCCATGTCACCACCGCGGAGTACGGCTCGCAGATGCTGTCGCTGGGCGGGGTCCATCACCTCACGGGCGGCAGCAAGAAGGAGGGTGTGGTCACCTGCGACACGCTGCTGGCGCTCTGCAATCGCGAGCCCGCCGAGCTTGCGATCGACGGCGGCTCGACCGTCGTGGTGCAATCGGGCCAGCCGCCGATCGTGAACGGCCAGCTCGAGGAACGCATGCGGGTTGGCTGCGGCTCGGCCACCATCGGCATGTTCGCGCCGCAATGGAAGGACCATGTCGACGAGGTGATCGTGGTCGACGACCACATTACAGGCGTGCTGACGGAGCATCAGGGCGGTCGTTTCCTCGACATGAAGCCCGCCGGCATTCGCGTGCGCGGCCGCAGATCCACCCCGGGCCGCTATTTCCAGACGGCCGAGCCGGGCCTGGGCTGGGGCGGCACCGATGTGCGCGACCCGCTGGAGATCGTCGAGAAGATCGATCCGGGTGTCGCGTGGCCTGGCCTGCGGCTCCTGATGGTTTCCACCACGGGCGAACATTCGGCGTGGTTCGAGCTCGATCGGGACCTCGTGCCGCGATCGAAGGATATGCCTGAGCCGGTACGGCGGGTCGTCGAGCGTATCGCCGAGAACTGCGAGCCGGCGCTTTGCACCGTGCTCTTCATGGCGGGGGCCGGCGGCTCGCTGCGGGCCGGTGTCACGGAAAATCCGGTGCGGCTGACGCGCTCGGTGCGCCAGACCCTCACCAAGGTGACGCTGGGCGGCGTGCCGGCCTATGTCTGGCCGGGCGGCGGCATCACCCTGATGGTCGATGTCGCGGGCATGCCCGAAAGATCGTTCGGATACGTGCCGACGCCGGCGTTGGTGGCGCCGATCGAGTTCACGCTGCGGGCCGACGACTATGCGGCCTTGGGCGGTTATGCCTCGCGCGCGGTGACGCTCGAGGAAGTGCTGCGCGGCCAGCGCGTGCGCTTCGATGGAGACGAGAAGTGA
- the ihfB gene encoding integration host factor subunit beta codes for MTKSELIARLAARNPHLYQRDVERIVATVFDEISKALANGDRVELRGFGAFSVKKRDPRTGRNPRTGEQVAVASKRVPYFKTGKDLRDRLNKEAVRAAGLAAADQSRPVEDKE; via the coding sequence ATGACGAAGTCGGAGCTGATCGCTCGCCTGGCAGCGCGGAATCCTCATCTCTATCAAAGAGATGTCGAGCGCATCGTGGCCACGGTCTTCGACGAGATCTCCAAGGCGCTCGCCAACGGCGATCGCGTCGAGTTGCGCGGCTTCGGCGCATTCTCGGTGAAGAAGCGCGATCCGAGGACGGGGCGAAATCCGCGCACCGGCGAGCAGGTTGCGGTCGCTTCCAAGCGTGTCCCCTATTTCAAGACGGGCAAGGATCTGCGTGACCGCCTCAACAAGGAGGCGGTGCGGGCGGCGGGTCTTGCGGCGGCCGACCAGTCCCGCCCGGTCGAGGACAAGGAGTAG
- a CDS encoding FAD binding domain-containing protein yields MGDYRQPTRLEEALEALARPCTVLAGGTDFYPARVGRAIDEDILDISRIKSLAGISCDGAGWRLGATTTWSELLAADLPPLFDGLKQAAREVGGRQIQNVGTLAGNLCNASPAADGVPPLLALDAEVELASRDKVRRLPLSEFIVGNRRTRLSSDELLVAIHVPGPATIARSSFLKLGARRYLVISIVMAAATIEIAEDRVRAARVAVGACSAVAQRLPVLEAALAGAPIDARLAERVEPAHLAPLRPIDDVRGSASYRLDAAVTLLRRLLAGLAS; encoded by the coding sequence ATGGGTGACTACCGCCAACCCACCCGCCTGGAGGAGGCGCTGGAGGCTCTGGCCCGGCCCTGTACGGTGCTGGCCGGCGGGACCGATTTCTACCCGGCGCGGGTCGGGCGGGCGATCGACGAAGACATCCTCGACATCAGCCGAATCAAGTCGTTAGCCGGCATTTCCTGCGATGGCGCGGGATGGCGGCTGGGCGCCACGACGACCTGGAGCGAGCTTCTGGCTGCCGATCTGCCGCCGCTGTTCGACGGCCTCAAGCAGGCAGCGCGTGAAGTGGGTGGACGGCAGATCCAGAATGTCGGCACGCTGGCCGGCAATCTCTGCAATGCTTCGCCCGCCGCCGATGGCGTACCGCCGCTGCTGGCGCTCGATGCCGAGGTCGAGCTCGCCAGTCGCGACAAGGTTCGTCGCCTGCCGCTTTCCGAGTTCATTGTCGGCAACCGTCGTACGCGGCTCTCGTCTGACGAGCTGCTGGTCGCGATCCATGTTCCAGGGCCTGCAACCATCGCGCGCAGTTCTTTCCTGAAGCTTGGGGCGCGGCGCTATCTCGTGATCTCGATCGTCATGGCGGCGGCGACGATCGAGATCGCAGAGGATCGTGTTCGAGCCGCACGCGTCGCCGTCGGCGCCTGCTCGGCGGTGGCGCAACGTCTGCCGGTGCTCGAAGCTGCGCTCGCCGGTGCACCCATCGACGCGCGCCTCGCCGAGCGAGTCGAGCCTGCCCACCTGGCACCGCTCAGGCCGATCGACGATGTCCGGGGCAGCGCCTCCTATCGGCTGGATGCGGCTGTTACATTGTTGCGCCGACTGCTTGCGGGATTGGCGTCGTGA
- a CDS encoding MarR family winged helix-turn-helix transcriptional regulator — MRNVARKQQELRTASGPLARPYRIEEQIGYLLRRAHQRASAIFQVTIGDPNITPTQYSSMVKLNEYRELSQNLLGRLVGMDKATMQGVVRRLKERGLVDSRPDPGDARRTLLSLTTEGQRIVNKLLVNGPAVSRETLKPLNGTEQRQLLELLSKII, encoded by the coding sequence ATGCGCAACGTCGCGAGGAAGCAGCAGGAGCTGAGGACGGCGTCGGGTCCGTTGGCGCGGCCGTACCGCATCGAAGAGCAAATCGGTTATCTGCTGCGTCGCGCCCATCAACGAGCGAGTGCGATCTTCCAGGTCACGATCGGCGATCCCAACATCACGCCGACGCAGTACTCGAGCATGGTGAAGCTGAACGAGTATCGCGAGCTGTCGCAGAACCTGCTCGGCCGACTCGTCGGCATGGACAAGGCGACGATGCAGGGAGTCGTCCGTCGGTTGAAGGAGCGCGGTCTGGTCGACTCGCGTCCCGATCCCGGCGATGCGCGTCGCACGCTGCTCAGCCTCACCACCGAAGGCCAGCGCATCGTGAACAAGCTGCTGGTGAACGGTCCTGCGGTTTCGCGCGAGACGCTGAAGCCGCTGAACGGGACCGAGCAGCGTCAGCTTCTCGAGCTTCTGTCCAAGATCATCTGA
- a CDS encoding UPF0280 family protein: MTGAVAARLPDGRLHLQHGPIDLVIEAFGVRDEAERAYRQATDRFGDILPTLVRELPMLRRPVGDARPLLQGPVARRMGAAVWPYRDIFITPMAAVAGAVADEVLGAMRAGRSLDKAYVNNGGDIAFHLGPGHSLRAGIFARALDGTVEITDDRMVRGIATSGWRGRSFSLGIADSVTVLATTAAAADAAATVVANAVNIDHPAIERRPARDLDPDSDLLDLPVTVAVGRLPPALVAEALDGGAAEARRLCLLGRIEGAALSLQGAWRLEERRRDAALVSGRPASLGSRPGSFM; this comes from the coding sequence GTGACCGGGGCCGTTGCCGCTCGCCTGCCCGACGGTCGGCTGCATCTGCAGCACGGCCCCATCGACCTTGTCATCGAGGCCTTCGGCGTCCGGGACGAAGCGGAGCGGGCCTACCGACAGGCCACCGACCGCTTCGGCGACATTCTGCCCACGCTGGTCCGTGAGCTGCCAATGCTGCGCCGCCCGGTCGGCGACGCCCGCCCGCTGCTGCAAGGCCCGGTGGCCCGGCGCATGGGCGCGGCGGTATGGCCCTATCGCGACATCTTCATCACGCCCATGGCCGCGGTGGCGGGCGCAGTGGCCGACGAGGTCCTGGGGGCAATGCGTGCCGGTCGCTCGCTCGACAAGGCCTACGTCAATAATGGCGGCGATATCGCCTTCCATCTCGGACCGGGGCACAGCCTGCGCGCGGGCATCTTCGCCCGGGCCCTCGATGGCACTGTCGAAATCACGGACGATCGCATGGTGCGGGGCATCGCCACCTCGGGCTGGCGCGGCCGCTCCTTCTCGCTCGGCATCGCCGACAGCGTCACTGTGCTGGCGACGACAGCGGCCGCCGCCGATGCGGCCGCGACGGTGGTTGCCAACGCCGTGAACATCGATCATCCGGCGATCGAGCGTCGTCCCGCACGCGACCTCGATCCCGACAGCGACCTTCTCGACCTGCCGGTGACGGTCGCGGTCGGGCGGTTGCCGCCGGCGCTCGTGGCGGAGGCGCTCGACGGCGGCGCGGCCGAAGCCCGCCGACTGTGCCTGCTCGGCCGCATCGAGGGCGCCGCTCTCTCGCTGCAGGGCGCGTGGCGCCTGGAGGAACGTCGGCGGGATGCCGCGCTTGTCTCGGGCCGCCCGGCCTCGCTAGGCTCGCGTCCGGGAAGCTTCATGTGA
- a CDS encoding molybdopterin cofactor-binding domain-containing protein: MRVAFALNEKKVEWCGPPATRLAMALRDDLGRTGTKVGCDAGDCGACTVRLDGRQVCSCLVAMGQMEGRTVETVEGLAKRDGVLAELQQSFLAHGAAQCGICTPGMLMAAHDLLLRRPGPSRSEVEEALGGVLCRCTGYAKIVNAVLAVGAGPKATAPPSGCAVGARIPRVDGVPKVKGTDLFGADVMPTDTLWIRVIRSPHARARFVLGDLGPLRARLAAVLTAADIPFNGYGIYPDIKDQPVLADGLVRYRGEAVLALVGERTAVLAVREEEVPIAWTPEPPVVGIDAAMAADAPLVQADKPRNLLLEGGVRRGDATAAFGLSAVVAEGTFETSFVEHAYIEPEAGWARRVGDRIEIHATTQTPYMDRDEIASVMRLAPEAVRIVPTACGGGFGGKLDLSIQPLIAVAAWKLGRPVALVYTRPESMMATTKRHPARIKARFGCDGKGRLLACDVTATFDTGAYASWGPTVANRVPVHAMGPYVVPNVRTWGEAFFTNGPPAGAFRGFGVPQAAIAHEAMMDELADRLGIDRLEFRHRNALRAGDTTATGQTLEHSAGLPQCLDALRPYWRKAHEEVAAFNARGGAKRRGVGIGCMWYGIGNTSMSNPSRMRVGLAADGTLTLYNGALDIGQGSNTIMTQIAADALGLPVGQLTLVSGDTDLTADAGKTSASRQTFVSGRAAEAAGRDLRQQILRLANAGDDARLSLEGGTLRVCDGGEVHTLDLARIGSLMGEGVFDPPTTPLDADGQGIPYATYAFAVQMATVEVDIELGTVKVLRIVAAHDVGKAINPTLVEGQIEGGIAQGLGLALMEEYLPGRTENLHDYLIPTVGDVPEIECLLIEDREPLGPSGAKGVGEPGLVPTAPAILGAVHHATGVRARRVPLLPHRLREAILALKGGEP; the protein is encoded by the coding sequence GTGAGGGTCGCCTTCGCCCTGAACGAAAAAAAAGTGGAGTGGTGTGGCCCGCCGGCAACACGGCTTGCGATGGCATTGCGCGACGATCTCGGGCGGACCGGAACCAAGGTCGGTTGCGACGCGGGCGACTGCGGCGCCTGCACGGTGCGTCTCGATGGTCGGCAGGTCTGCTCCTGTCTGGTGGCAATGGGGCAGATGGAAGGGCGCACGGTCGAGACAGTGGAAGGACTCGCGAAGCGCGACGGCGTGCTCGCCGAGCTGCAGCAATCCTTCCTGGCGCATGGCGCCGCGCAGTGTGGCATCTGCACGCCCGGCATGCTGATGGCGGCCCATGACCTGCTGCTCCGCCGGCCCGGGCCCAGCCGCTCCGAGGTGGAGGAGGCCCTGGGGGGCGTGCTCTGCCGCTGCACCGGCTATGCCAAGATCGTCAACGCCGTGCTGGCCGTGGGGGCAGGACCGAAGGCCACGGCCCCGCCTTCCGGTTGTGCGGTGGGTGCACGCATTCCCCGTGTCGATGGCGTTCCCAAGGTCAAAGGCACCGACCTTTTTGGCGCCGATGTCATGCCGACCGACACCTTGTGGATCAGGGTCATTCGCTCGCCCCATGCCCGGGCGCGCTTCGTTCTTGGCGACCTTGGACCTCTGAGGGCTCGCCTCGCTGCCGTCCTGACGGCCGCCGATATTCCCTTCAACGGTTACGGCATCTATCCAGACATCAAGGATCAGCCGGTCCTCGCCGACGGCCTGGTGAGATACCGCGGCGAGGCGGTTCTGGCGCTGGTCGGCGAGCGGACGGCGGTGCTGGCGGTGCGGGAGGAGGAAGTGCCCATCGCGTGGACGCCCGAGCCGCCGGTTGTCGGGATCGACGCCGCAATGGCAGCCGACGCGCCACTGGTCCAGGCCGACAAGCCACGGAACCTGCTGCTCGAGGGAGGGGTGAGGCGCGGCGACGCGACGGCGGCATTTGGCCTCAGCGCAGTGGTCGCCGAGGGCACTTTCGAGACCTCGTTCGTCGAGCATGCCTATATCGAGCCGGAGGCAGGGTGGGCCCGCCGCGTGGGCGATCGTATCGAGATTCATGCCACGACTCAGACGCCCTATATGGATCGTGACGAGATCGCGAGCGTCATGCGGCTTGCACCGGAGGCGGTGCGCATCGTGCCGACCGCCTGTGGCGGTGGTTTCGGCGGCAAGCTCGACCTGTCCATCCAGCCCCTGATCGCCGTGGCCGCCTGGAAGCTCGGCCGGCCGGTGGCGCTGGTGTACACGCGACCGGAAAGCATGATGGCGACCACCAAGCGACATCCGGCGCGCATCAAGGCCAGGTTCGGCTGCGATGGGAAGGGCAGGCTGCTTGCCTGCGACGTGACGGCTACCTTCGATACGGGCGCCTATGCCTCCTGGGGGCCAACCGTCGCCAACCGCGTGCCAGTCCATGCCATGGGCCCTTATGTCGTGCCCAACGTGCGCACCTGGGGCGAGGCCTTCTTCACCAACGGCCCGCCGGCCGGCGCCTTCCGCGGCTTCGGCGTGCCCCAGGCCGCGATCGCGCACGAAGCCATGATGGACGAGCTGGCCGACCGGCTCGGCATCGACCGGCTGGAGTTCCGGCATCGCAATGCCTTGCGTGCCGGCGACACCACCGCCACCGGCCAGACGCTGGAACACTCTGCAGGGCTGCCGCAATGTCTGGACGCCCTGCGGCCGTACTGGCGAAAGGCGCATGAGGAGGTGGCGGCGTTCAATGCCAGAGGCGGGGCCAAGCGGCGTGGGGTCGGTATTGGCTGCATGTGGTACGGCATCGGCAATACCTCGATGTCGAACCCCTCGCGCATGCGGGTGGGGCTCGCAGCCGATGGCACCCTTACGCTCTACAACGGGGCGCTTGATATCGGCCAGGGCAGCAACACCATCATGACCCAGATCGCTGCCGATGCGCTGGGCCTGCCGGTGGGGCAGCTCACGCTGGTCAGCGGCGACACCGATCTCACCGCCGACGCCGGCAAGACTTCGGCCTCGCGCCAGACCTTCGTATCGGGCCGTGCGGCCGAGGCGGCAGGCCGAGACCTTCGGCAGCAGATCCTGCGACTGGCCAATGCCGGAGACGACGCGCGGCTGTCGCTCGAAGGGGGCACGCTGAGGGTGTGCGACGGCGGCGAGGTCCACACGCTGGATCTCGCCAGGATCGGCTCTTTGATGGGCGAAGGCGTTTTCGACCCGCCGACCACGCCGCTCGATGCCGACGGCCAGGGCATTCCGTATGCCACCTACGCCTTCGCGGTCCAGATGGCGACGGTCGAGGTCGATATCGAGCTCGGCACCGTCAAGGTGCTGCGCATCGTGGCCGCCCATGACGTCGGCAAGGCCATCAATCCCACTCTGGTCGAGGGCCAGATCGAAGGCGGCATCGCGCAAGGGCTGGGGCTCGCCCTGATGGAAGAGTATCTGCCCGGTCGTACCGAGAACCTGCACGACTATCTGATCCCGACGGTGGGTGACGTGCCCGAGATCGAGTGCCTGCTGATCGAGGATCGCGAGCCCTTGGGACCCTCCGGCGCCAAGGGCGTGGGCGAGCCGGGGCTGGTGCCGACCGCGCCGGCCATCCTGGGAGCGGTGCACCATGCGACCGGCGTGCGGGCGCGCCGTGTTCCCCTGCTGCCCCACCGGCTTCGGGAGGCAATTCTTGCGCTGAAGGGAGGCGAGCCGTGA
- a CDS encoding ABC transporter substrate-binding protein translates to MLTRNRLLAGATALLALSFTVPALAQEPIKLGEINSYKVFAAFLDPYKKGMELAVDEVNAAGGVLGRKIEVVSRDDNGNPADAVRAAEELLSREKVAFLIGTFPSNVGLAVADFAKQKKTLFIAGEPLTDKIVWGQGNAYTFRLRPSTYMQTAMLIPDAARLHKKRWAIVYPNYEYGQSATAAFKELLKAKQPDAEFVAEQATPLGKIDAGTVAQALADAKPDAIFSSLFGADLAKFVRAGSERGLFKNVAVFDLLGGEPEYLDPLKDEAPVGWYVTGYPWQDLQTPEHTRFFNAYKAKFHDYPRLGSVVGYSTVMSAVAAIRKAGALDQDKLVVAMAGLQVATPFGAVTFRAIDHQSTMGAFVGRIAVKDGKGYMTDWHFVDGKDVLPGDAEVKKMRPAN, encoded by the coding sequence ATGCTGACCCGCAATCGTCTGCTGGCGGGCGCCACGGCGCTCCTTGCTCTCTCGTTCACGGTACCGGCTCTTGCGCAGGAGCCGATCAAGCTGGGCGAGATCAACAGCTACAAGGTCTTCGCCGCCTTTCTCGATCCCTACAAGAAAGGCATGGAACTCGCGGTCGACGAGGTCAATGCGGCGGGCGGCGTGCTCGGCCGCAAGATCGAGGTGGTGAGCCGCGACGACAACGGCAATCCGGCCGACGCCGTGCGCGCGGCCGAGGAACTGCTGAGCCGCGAGAAGGTCGCTTTCCTGATCGGCACCTTCCCCTCGAACGTCGGCCTCGCCGTCGCGGACTTCGCCAAGCAGAAGAAGACGCTGTTCATCGCCGGCGAGCCGCTCACCGACAAGATCGTGTGGGGTCAGGGCAATGCCTACACCTTCCGGCTGCGCCCTTCGACCTACATGCAGACGGCGATGCTCATTCCCGACGCGGCCAGGCTGCACAAGAAGCGCTGGGCGATCGTCTATCCGAACTACGAATACGGGCAATCGGCGACGGCCGCCTTCAAGGAACTCCTGAAGGCGAAGCAACCCGATGCCGAGTTCGTCGCCGAGCAGGCCACGCCGCTCGGCAAGATCGATGCCGGCACGGTCGCCCAGGCGCTGGCCGATGCCAAGCCCGATGCGATCTTCTCCTCCCTGTTCGGCGCCGATCTCGCCAAGTTCGTGCGCGCCGGCAGCGAGCGCGGCCTGTTCAAGAACGTGGCGGTGTTCGACCTCTTGGGCGGCGAGCCCGAATATCTCGACCCGCTGAAGGACGAGGCGCCGGTCGGCTGGTATGTGACCGGCTATCCCTGGCAGGATCTCCAGACACCCGAGCACACCAGGTTCTTCAACGCCTACAAGGCGAAGTTCCACGACTATCCGCGGCTCGGGTCGGTCGTCGGCTACTCGACGGTGATGTCGGCGGTGGCGGCGATCAGGAAGGCCGGCGCCCTCGACCAGGACAAGCTGGTCGTGGCCATGGCGGGGCTGCAGGTCGCGACGCCGTTCGGCGCGGTGACGTTCCGCGCGATCGATCACCAGTCGACGATGGGCGCCTTCGTCGGCCGCATCGCCGTCAAGGACGGCAAGGGGTACATGACCGACTGGCACTTCGTCGACGGCAAGGACGTCCTGCCGGGGGACGCCGAGGTGAAGAAGATGAGGCCGGCCAACTGA